AGATAATGGTTTAAGCCTTAATTCTTTTCGTTTTTGGTTGGCAAGCTTGATAAGCTCAATTTCATTCACATCCATTTTGGGAATAGCAATTTCCCTTCCATCACCGGGAATGATAATAATTTCACCAGGAAAAATTAAATCAGGGTTTTCTATTTGGGGGTTGCTATTAATAATTTCTTGTAAATCCTGCTGGAATCTTAGCGCAATTTCCCAAAGAGTGTCCTTTTGCTCAACCCTGTAATCTGTTGCTGCGCCCGCATGATCTGCTGTGAAAAAAATAAGAAAAAGAAGATAATAATGGTTTTGAATTTCCGCAATTGACGCTTCCCCTTTCACAGTTTGGCAGCACCGAGTTTATATTTGCTAATGTTAAGGCAGCCAGTCATTCAATTATGGCATTTCAACTAACGTTCTTTCAGAGATCGATGTTTTCTTGCATGAATCCGTTGCAAGTTATCCTTTTTTCTACTATTATTAAATTTGAGATAAACTTGTTAAAATTATGCATGGATCGTTCATCTGAACCATGGATTGTTTTCAGGAGGGACAATTATGAAATTTGAAAACACAGGTCTGGAAAATAAAAAAGCAGACTTAACCCGCTTAGATGAAGTAATGCTTTCACACGGCCTGGTCCGTGAAGGGCAATGGGATTATGAAAGAGTTACATATGACCGTAAGTTCGAATTAAAAGAGGGTGTATTTTACCTTCGTGTGTTTGGATATGCTGCTGAAGGAGATGTAGGTGCACATAGAGCAAATATCCAGCTTATGACTCCCCTGCTTGGCAAACATTATTATCCGCATGGGGTAGAATACGGTGAAGGAGAAACCTTCCCTAAATCATTAGTAAGTCAATGCGAAAAAATTCTAAGTGAGATCAAAGCAGAGATTGACCAATTCGCTGAGTAATTTTTGCTTTTTCATTATGATTTATGAATTTATTTTTAACATGGAAAAGACGCATGAACATCATGCGTCTTTTTACATTAGCTGTATGACCTTCAAAAAATCATCGTTCCGGAAGACTGTTTCCCGCAGGTATAATTTTTTGAATTGAGAGATCAACTCTTTTAACTTCCAGACCGGTTAAATGAACAATTTCATCTTTGATTTCTTCCTGAATCTGGAGAGTTTCTTCCAAAATATTTTTTCCCTTTATAAAGTTAAGCTTAATCTTCAGATATACTTCAGTGTTTTTAAAAGATATTGAGATCGGGTCTTTTATTTTCTTAAAGAATGTGAATCTTTCATGATTAAGAGGAATGACGCTTTCTCTTTCCTGCAGGGTCGATTCTACGATTGCGGAGATTATATCACTGGCTGCCTGAATCGTCTCGAAGTCAAGATGATCATTATGCATCTTTCTTTCACTTCTTTCTGTACGATTTATTATATATCGGGCAATAATCTCTCAGTTTTAAACCAAATTACTTTCAGTTTTTATAATATTTAATGCATACTATAATCAAAGTGTTACGATCTTTTGATGGTTAACAAAATTGGGGAAGGGGACTTATTTTGTCTGCGATATTCACAAAACGTTTTTTATTAATATTGATTGCTGTAATTCTTATAACTGCCGTTTTTTATTTCATTTTGCCTGTTTCTGTTCCGCTGATTGTTGCATTTATTACCGCATTAATCCTGGAGCCGGTTGTGAAACTGCTGCAAAATAAAATAAAAATAAACCGAAGAGTATCCGTGCTGATTACTTTTCTAGGATTTGTCCTCTTCATTGGCTTATCAGGCTATTTTATTACGACAAAAGTGATAACTGAAGCCATTAAACTTGTTGAGAATGCTCCTATGTACATTAATGAAATCACAAAAGCATGGCTCAGGGCAGAAGCGGACTTTTCCAATGCCGCCAAAGACCTTCCTAAAGACCTTGTTGATGAAATAAGCAACCAGATTCAATCCTTCTTGAATAAAACGAAGAATGACCTTGTCGCTTACGTAAATATTGATAGCTTAAAAGCACTTCTGACAAACATCCCGAATTATCTTGTCAGTTTCATCGTATATTTGATTGCATTATTTTTGTTTTTAATAGATCTTCCCCGATTAAGGAAAGGCTTATATAATCACCTTACAGAAAAAACAGCAGATAAAGTCAAGTTTATGACTTCACGGCTGTCCTATGTCGGATTTGGCTTTTTTAAGGCCCAATTTCTAGTAAGTGTGATTATCTTTATCGTTTCCCTGATTGGATTATTATTCATCAATCCAGAAATGGCATTGATCATGTCTATAATCATTTGGATTATTGACTTTATCCCTATTATTGGCTCGATTGTCATTCTTGGCCCATGGGCATTGTTCCACCTGCTGACAGGAGATTTAGCTATGGGTACACAATTGGCAATTCTTGCAGCCGTCCTGTTAATTATCCGCAGAACAGTAGAGCCAAAGGTAATGGGCACCCATATAGGGCTATCTCCGCTTGCTACGCTAATAGCCATGTATCTAGGCCTGAAACTCATCGGAATACTGGGCTTCATTATTGGCCCATTACTGGTCATTGCGTTTAATTCCGCAAAAGAAGCAGGACTTATTAGGATGAATTTCAAAATATAAACTCAATGAATAAGTAAAAAAGCGTCCACTAGGACGCTTTTTCTTTCCTGCATACATCTCTACTGAGTTTTCTTAAAAAAAGTCATAGAAAAAGGATTGTTGAACAGGAATTTTTCTTTCCAGTATCTCAGCATCATTTCTTGGTCCTTTAATTTCGCCTAAATCATATAACTCCATTGGCCTCTTATAGCCAATTATAATCGCTGAAAGGGCATTGATAGACAAGTGCAGACCTCGAGCTGGAGGGTTTGTGCATCGGCTTCCTTCTTTTTCTTTAAACACCCTGACACCATCGCCTGCAATTAAGTAGCTTCCATTATTCCATGGCGCATGGTGATCCTCAATATGCAGAAAGACATTTTCACTATTTTCATTGAATGAATATTGGCTGAGACACTTATCAGCATTGACGATTCTCCCCATAAAGTAAGGGAAAACCTCCATTTTTAAATGTGGCTGATTCAGGTAATAAGGAAATGGATCGTGTACTGATGTAATGATCTTTACTTCCCCAACCATCGAATCATGCTGACAGATAAAATTCCATAAATTCACTCTGGCTTCCTGATTTAAAGCCGTAAATTCTTCGACCTCCATTTTATTGTCTTTTACTTTGAATAAAATATAGCCCTGTCCTTCACCTGCTTCGTCAAAGTACACCGCAATCTGATAGTCTGAATAAACAAAGTTCTCCCACCAATATGCGTCTCTTACAAGCCCGCCTGAATAACGGAGCATATATTCTTTATAAATTTTTTCTATGGTTTTTGTGTGCTGGTTCTTAGTATATCGTTTAATGGTCCCTGAAGATTTTCCGGCCATTTGTAAATCTATTTTGTTAATAAGGGATTTCTTATATTCGGTGAATATCTCCCATCCGAATTTCCGATAGAAAGAAATATTAAAAGGATGCAAAAATGAAAAAGCTGATCCTTTTTGTCCATCTCGATCAAAGCGTGCTTTATCAGGCTGCTTACATACCCTTTTCTCCTGAATTCAGGATATGTTGCCACACCTGCAACACCTCCCATGTTCCATTCAAATCCATTAATATGAACTTTAAGTGGGATGATGTGGAGCTTCGCAGCCAGACTTCCCTCTTCCCAGATACCAAAAATGGAATGATTTTTTAATCGGTCCTTCCTGGCTGGGATGTCGGCTTCAGGCACATTGTACTGAAAAGCATACATGGAAAGCTTCATGGCCTCTATATATTCATTCTCTGATAATTTTCTTACAGACACAACATTCACTCCCAATTAAATATCCTTATAATATTCTCCATAAATTTAATAAGTCCTTTTAAAACAGGAAGTGGATATAATTATAAGCATAAAAATACCGCTGAATAGATAGCGGCATCTTTAACCTGTTACGTACCCAAAATCGCCTTAATGACAGAGGTTGTTTCTCCGCCGTGATAGAAAACATACAGCAGCAAATAGACTGCAACACCTGTTATGCCAGTAAAGAACCAGACCACACTAGTAACCGGGCCTAATTTTCTATGTGCTGCCAATTTATTTTTATAGCCTGTATATAATGAGATAATTCCTAATACTGCTCCTACAGTTGCAAGGGTAATATGAAAAATTAAGAAAATTGTATAATAAATTTTTATATCATCAGGGCCCCCAAAAGCAGTATTCCCTATAAATACTGTTCTGCTGGCATATATGATAAAGAAAATAACAGCAAACACAGCAGCCAAGGTCATTGTTTTTTTATGAGCTTCAAGCTTCTTTTGGCTAATTTGGACCCATCCAATCGCAACCGTTATTGCACTGAGTACAATAAAAGTAGTGCTGATGGTAGGCAGTATAGGCAATGAGTATTCCATAGATTCTTCCTCTCTCCAATATCGGTTTGAAATTCAGCAGTATGTTGTTGATTAGTACAAAGTTAATTTTAGTAGAGTGCACTGTTTTTTTCAACAAACTGTAAGGGCTTTTCATAAAAGTTCCTTAATTGTTCAATATTTATCAATTAGTAAGTGATAGATTTCATTGCTGGTTTAAGAAAAAGGAAAAATAAGTATTTTATAAAAAAACTCCAGCCGCTGACTGGAGTTTCATTATTTTACTAAATGCGGATTTAGCATTGTTTCTTCCTCAGAAGGTGTAATTTCCTGTTCTTTTTTATACCATGCATAGAAGATTTGCGCGAGGATGATGCCATAGACAATTTCCTGGATGATCTTCATAATTACGCCGCCAAGCTGCTGGTCGTGTATAAGTGACATTGAATTAAACATTTCGGGTCCGCTGAGGTTCAGGCTTGCCAGTGTTGCAGAAGGGACACACAACTGAAGCGCCTGCGCCCAGGCATTCGGATCAGAATATGTGTTGTACATTGGAGTATCTGCAAATATGATCAGTGCACACGCTGGTGTCAATAAAACACCATTGGCAAAAACATATCCTACCTTTTTCAGACCGTCAAGGGATTCCATTTCAGGGAGCTCATTAATCGTCGGCCACCACATAAAGATTGCAAGCAGGAACAGAGCAGATGTATACACAGTATGGAACATCATATCTGTTTTGACTACATCAAAAACATCCGGTATGTGGTAAATGGAAAATACTCCATTAAACAGGATTATGGCTATTAATGGCTTTGTAAAAAGACGGAATACAGGTTTAATAGCTTTGTGATTAATCACTGCTCTCCATAACCATTGAGGGACTCCCATGACAACAAGGGGAGGAACAACTAAATACAGGATAGCCATTTGAATCATGTGGGCATAGAACATTAAATGGCCCATCAAATCCACAGGGGAGCCCTTAATTACATATAACACGATCATCGCGACAGTAAAATAAACACCCTGCCTTCTAGTTAAAGGCTCGCTATTCTTGAACTTTCCGCGGTACTTTATTGTAATCATATAGTAGCCTGTAAGTATCAATAGTACAAATAAAAAGAAATATGGACTCCAAAGTGCACGAAAACCGAATATGTCTAAAGACATGCTTTCACCTCATTCAATATTGCTCAATTGCCATAAACGCATCCTGCCATGAATATTCTGCTTTCCATCTTGACAAGTATCATTATACTCTTTTCAGCCTGTAATCTCAATAAGTCAATAAATGCTTATTAACTTGCTAAAGCTGCGTTACATAAAAAGAAAATCGGCCATCAGCCGATTTTCTCTTATACTTACCACCAAATAACAGTCAAGAAAGCAATGATTGTGATAAATCCGACTAATGCTCCGGAATATAAGAACAATGCAGGTGCTTCATGACCTTTGTGACTCATATGCATGAAATAATATAATTGAAAGATTACTTGCACAATAGCAAGAATCAGGATGAATGGAACAATAAACCATCCAGAGAAACCTTCATAACCTGCTGCTACGAACGCAACAATTGTCAGGAAGATCATAAGTGCAAAGGTGATAACTTGATGTTTCATCTCTTCTGCACTTTTTTTGCGTCTATATTCAATGTCTACTCTTGGGTTACCTGAGTTTGGTTGTTGATTGGCCATCAGTTTATCCCACCATTCCCATTAAATATACT
This window of the Cytobacillus pseudoceanisediminis genome carries:
- a CDS encoding Asp23/Gls24 family envelope stress response protein; the encoded protein is MHNDHLDFETIQAASDIISAIVESTLQERESVIPLNHERFTFFKKIKDPISISFKNTEVYLKIKLNFIKGKNILEETLQIQEEIKDEIVHLTGLEVKRVDLSIQKIIPAGNSLPER
- the ytvI gene encoding sporulation integral membrane protein YtvI, with the protein product MSAIFTKRFLLILIAVILITAVFYFILPVSVPLIVAFITALILEPVVKLLQNKIKINRRVSVLITFLGFVLFIGLSGYFITTKVITEAIKLVENAPMYINEITKAWLRAEADFSNAAKDLPKDLVDEISNQIQSFLNKTKNDLVAYVNIDSLKALLTNIPNYLVSFIVYLIALFLFLIDLPRLRKGLYNHLTEKTADKVKFMTSRLSYVGFGFFKAQFLVSVIIFIVSLIGLLFINPEMALIMSIIIWIIDFIPIIGSIVILGPWALFHLLTGDLAMGTQLAILAAVLLIIRRTVEPKVMGTHIGLSPLATLIAMYLGLKLIGILGFIIGPLLVIAFNSAKEAGLIRMNFKI
- a CDS encoding CAP domain-containing protein, whose amino-acid sequence is MKGEASIAEIQNHYYLLFLIFFTADHAGAATDYRVEQKDTLWEIALRFQQDLQEIINSNPQIENPDLIFPGEIIIIPGDGREIAIPKMDVNEIELIKLANQKRKELRLKPLSADLHLNGAAKKKSLDMMKLEYVSHNSPTYGNPIEMLRNQRISFLTVKENIGAGYKTADEMFAAWMNSSVHRENILSKKATHIGVGYIQGGLHGHYWTIFIVEKKQGG
- a CDS encoding GNAT family N-acetyltransferase; its protein translation is MAGKSSGTIKRYTKNQHTKTIEKIYKEYMLRYSGGLVRDAYWWENFVYSDYQIAVYFDEAGEGQGYILFKVKDNKMEVEEFTALNQEARVNLWNFICQHDSMVGEVKIITSVHDPFPYYLNQPHLKMEVFPYFMGRIVNADKCLSQYSFNENSENVFLHIEDHHAPWNNGSYLIAGDGVRVFKEKEGSRCTNPPARGLHLSINALSAIIIGYKRPMELYDLGEIKGPRNDAEILERKIPVQQSFFYDFF
- a CDS encoding DUF420 domain-containing protein — encoded protein: MEYSLPILPTISTTFIVLSAITVAIGWVQISQKKLEAHKKTMTLAAVFAVIFFIIYASRTVFIGNTAFGGPDDIKIYYTIFLIFHITLATVGAVLGIISLYTGYKNKLAAHRKLGPVTSVVWFFTGITGVAVYLLLYVFYHGGETTSVIKAILGT
- a CDS encoding YugN family protein, encoding MKFENTGLENKKADLTRLDEVMLSHGLVREGQWDYERVTYDRKFELKEGVFYLRVFGYAAEGDVGAHRANIQLMTPLLGKHYYPHGVEYGEGETFPKSLVSQCEKILSEIKAEIDQFAE
- the ctaG gene encoding cytochrome c oxidase assembly factor CtaG, which gives rise to MSLDIFGFRALWSPYFFLFVLLILTGYYMITIKYRGKFKNSEPLTRRQGVYFTVAMIVLYVIKGSPVDLMGHLMFYAHMIQMAILYLVVPPLVVMGVPQWLWRAVINHKAIKPVFRLFTKPLIAIILFNGVFSIYHIPDVFDVVKTDMMFHTVYTSALFLLAIFMWWPTINELPEMESLDGLKKVGYVFANGVLLTPACALIIFADTPMYNTYSDPNAWAQALQLCVPSATLASLNLSGPEMFNSMSLIHDQQLGGVIMKIIQEIVYGIILAQIFYAWYKKEQEITPSEEETMLNPHLVK
- the ctaF gene encoding cytochrome c oxidase subunit IVB: MANQQPNSGNPRVDIEYRRKKSAEEMKHQVITFALMIFLTIVAFVAAGYEGFSGWFIVPFILILAIVQVIFQLYYFMHMSHKGHEAPALFLYSGALVGFITIIAFLTVIWW
- a CDS encoding GNAT family N-acetyltransferase; the encoded protein is MSVRKLSENEYIEAMKLSMYAFQYNVPEADIPARKDRLKNHSIFGIWEEGSLAAKLHIIPLKVHINGFEWNMGGVAGVATYPEFRRKGYVSSLIKHALIEMDKKDQLFHFCILLIFLSIGNSDGRYSPNIRNPLLTK